One Acidimicrobiia bacterium DNA segment encodes these proteins:
- the serA gene encoding phosphoglycerate dehydrogenase: protein MSPRVLVTEKLAPTGLDALRDAGFEVDERLGLSPEELLDVVPGASALVIRSATRVTDAVLEAGSDLVVVGRAGIGLDNVDVESATRRGVMVVNAPQSNVLSAAEHAIALMLAQARNIPQANADLKAGQWNRSRWEGVELHGKTLGIVGLGRVGVLVAQRALAFGMRLTAYDPYVSAERARQLGVQLVADLADLVAEADFLTIHLPKTRDTMGLVDADMLKHAKPTLRVINTARGGIVDEAALAEAVREGRVAGAALDVFATEPTTESPLFELDTVVVTPHLGASTAEAQDKAGVTIAEQVVLALRGDFVPFAVNVAASEASSTVRPFLPLAERLGRLFTALAGGAVDTLDVTYEGQIADYDCSVLTLAVLKGVLGGVVEEPVSFVNAPQLAKERGLAVRETTSSATLDFVNLVTLRGRVDDRPVHVAGTLTGQQDEPRIVGIDEHSVDIPPAAHMLVVRNDDRPGMIGRVTSLLGDADVNIDDMRVGRSPAGEAALMALTTAVTVPDAVVQQVRAQPGVHDAKAIEL, encoded by the coding sequence ATGTCTCCCCGGGTTCTCGTCACCGAAAAGCTCGCGCCCACCGGGCTCGATGCACTGCGCGACGCCGGGTTCGAGGTCGACGAGCGTCTCGGTCTCTCCCCCGAGGAGCTCCTCGACGTCGTGCCGGGCGCGTCCGCGCTCGTCATCCGCAGCGCGACCCGCGTGACCGACGCCGTCCTCGAAGCGGGATCGGACCTCGTCGTCGTCGGCCGCGCCGGCATCGGGCTCGACAACGTCGACGTCGAGTCGGCGACGCGCCGCGGCGTCATGGTCGTCAACGCGCCGCAGTCGAACGTGCTGTCCGCCGCCGAGCACGCGATCGCGTTGATGCTCGCGCAGGCGCGCAACATCCCGCAGGCGAACGCGGACCTGAAGGCGGGGCAGTGGAACCGCTCGCGCTGGGAGGGCGTCGAGCTGCACGGCAAGACGCTCGGCATCGTCGGCCTCGGCCGCGTCGGTGTGCTCGTCGCGCAGCGTGCGCTCGCGTTCGGCATGCGGCTCACCGCGTACGACCCGTACGTGTCGGCGGAGCGTGCCCGCCAGCTCGGTGTCCAGCTCGTCGCCGACCTCGCCGATCTCGTCGCGGAGGCGGACTTCCTCACGATCCACCTGCCGAAGACGCGCGACACGATGGGCCTCGTCGACGCCGACATGCTCAAGCACGCGAAGCCGACCTTGCGCGTGATCAACACCGCGCGTGGCGGCATCGTCGACGAAGCCGCGCTCGCCGAGGCCGTGCGCGAAGGACGCGTCGCCGGTGCCGCCCTCGACGTCTTCGCGACCGAGCCGACGACCGAGTCGCCCTTGTTCGAGCTCGACACCGTCGTCGTGACCCCGCACCTCGGCGCGTCGACCGCCGAGGCGCAGGACAAGGCGGGCGTCACCATCGCCGAGCAGGTGGTGCTCGCGCTGCGAGGCGACTTCGTGCCGTTCGCGGTCAACGTCGCGGCGTCGGAGGCGTCCTCGACCGTCCGCCCGTTCCTCCCGCTCGCCGAGCGACTCGGGCGGCTGTTCACGGCGCTCGCGGGTGGCGCGGTCGACACGCTCGACGTCACGTACGAGGGCCAGATCGCGGACTACGACTGCAGCGTGCTCACGCTCGCGGTGTTGAAGGGCGTGCTGGGCGGGGTCGTCGAGGAGCCGGTGTCGTTCGTCAACGCGCCGCAGCTCGCCAAGGAGCGCGGGCTCGCCGTCCGCGAGACGACGTCGTCCGCGACGCTCGACTTCGTCAACCTCGTCACGTTGCGCGGCCGAGTCGACGATCGACCGGTGCACGTCGCCGGCACGCTCACGGGCCAGCAGGACGAGCCGCGCATCGTCGGCATCGACGAGCACTCGGTCGACATCCCGCCCGCGGCGCACATGCTCGTCGTCCGCAACGACGACCGCCCCGGCATGATCGGTCGCGTCACGTCGCTCCTCGGCGACGCCGACGTGAACATCGACGACATGCGCGTGGGTCGCAGCCCCGCCGGGGAGGCGGCGTTGATGGCGCTCACGACGGCGGTCACCGTCCCTGACGCGGTCGTGCAACAGGTGCGCGCGCAACCCGGCGTCCACGACGCCAAGGCGATCGAGCTGTAG
- a CDS encoding pyridoxal phosphate-dependent aminotransferase has protein sequence MPRARISRKIGAIAESATLAVDAKAKALKAAGEDVIVFGAGEPDFPTPAHIVEAAEAACRDERNHRYSPTPGLPELREAIAVKTARDSGYECSPGDVLVTNGGKQAVYNAFQALLDPGDEVLLPAPYWTTYPEAIALADGVPVELPTTERTGFRVSVEQLEEARTERTKALLFVSPSNPTGAVYPRDEVEAIGRWAVEHDVWVVTDEIYEHLVFGDNEFTSMPVLVPDLADTCIVVNGVAKTYAMTGWRVGWMIAPRDVVAAAGNLQSHATSNVSNVAQRAALAAVTGDLAAVAEMRAAFERRGRRMHELLSAIPGVACMEPQGAFYCFPSFVSALDRDVAGRRPGDTLELCELVLEEAKVALVPGEAFGAPGYARMSFALGDDDLEEGVNRIAKLLG, from the coding sequence ATGCCGCGCGCCCGCATCTCACGCAAGATCGGCGCGATCGCCGAGTCGGCCACCCTCGCCGTCGACGCGAAGGCGAAGGCGCTGAAGGCGGCCGGCGAGGACGTGATCGTCTTCGGCGCCGGCGAACCCGACTTCCCGACGCCCGCGCACATCGTCGAGGCGGCCGAGGCAGCGTGCCGGGACGAGCGCAATCACCGGTACTCGCCCACGCCCGGGCTGCCCGAGCTGCGCGAGGCGATCGCGGTGAAGACGGCCCGCGACTCGGGGTACGAGTGCTCGCCCGGCGACGTGCTCGTCACGAACGGTGGCAAGCAGGCCGTCTACAACGCGTTCCAGGCCCTGCTCGATCCCGGCGACGAGGTGCTGCTGCCCGCGCCGTACTGGACGACGTATCCGGAGGCGATCGCGCTCGCCGACGGCGTACCGGTCGAGCTCCCCACGACGGAGCGCACGGGCTTCCGGGTCAGCGTCGAACAGCTCGAGGAGGCGCGCACCGAGCGGACGAAGGCCTTGCTGTTCGTCTCGCCGAGCAACCCGACCGGCGCGGTGTACCCGCGTGACGAGGTCGAGGCGATCGGGCGGTGGGCGGTCGAGCACGACGTGTGGGTCGTCACCGACGAGATCTACGAGCACCTCGTGTTCGGCGACAACGAGTTCACCTCGATGCCGGTCCTCGTGCCGGACCTGGCCGACACGTGCATCGTCGTGAACGGCGTCGCGAAGACGTACGCCATGACCGGCTGGCGCGTCGGTTGGATGATCGCGCCGCGCGACGTCGTGGCGGCGGCCGGCAACCTCCAGTCGCACGCGACGTCGAACGTGTCGAACGTCGCGCAGCGCGCCGCGCTCGCGGCCGTCACGGGCGATCTCGCGGCGGTCGCCGAGATGCGCGCCGCGTTCGAGCGTCGTGGCCGACGGATGCACGAGCTCCTGTCCGCGATCCCGGGTGTCGCATGCATGGAGCCGCAGGGCGCGTTCTACTGCTTTCCGAGCTTCGTCTCCGCCCTCGACCGCGACGTCGCCGGCCGGCGACCCGGGGACACGCTGGAGCTGTGCGAGCTCGTGCTGGAGGAGGCGAAGGTCGCCCTCGTGCCCGGAGAGGCGTTCGGCGCGCCCGGCTACGCCCGCATGTCGTTCGCGCTCGGTGACGACGACCTCGAGGAGGGCGTGAACCGCATCGCGAAGCTCCTCGGGTGA